Part of the Quercus lobata isolate SW786 chromosome 6, ValleyOak3.0 Primary Assembly, whole genome shotgun sequence genome, ACGATAAGATGGAACTGAAAAAACATCTAGCTGTTTTAAGAAAGCGGTATCGCATTGTAAAACCTTTGTATAACCATGGAGGCTTTGGTTGGGATTATCGTCGGAAGATGGTGGATGTTGATGATCTAGTGTGGAAAGAATATATTGAGGTacatattttcttctctttagaGCTAGAGCTATCTGTCTCTCACACAttctttttatgtttaattCTAGTtacattacaaaatttcaatttgtgAAACTCATAGGTGCATCCTGAGATTGAGCCGTACAGGAAATGGGGGTGTCCAATTTATGAAGAGCTATGCACAATATTTACAAAGCCAAAGGCCACTGGAGAGTTTGCCATTGCAATTGGTGGATACAGCAGGTCTGGCAGCAACAATCTTGCACACCCAAGGGGGAATGTCAATGCCAACATTTCAAATGGACGCAATAAGCGCCAGTCAGCACAACCTGTGGGCTCAGGTCCCAACAAGAAACATGACAAAGGAACTGAGAATTCAAAGGAGATTAATTCTGTCTCGAAATCAAATGGAACTGCAGCACCTCAATCTGATGACCAGACTCTGCTAGTCATTGTATTGCTATAATAAATGGGATGCAAGGTGTTGATCGCCGTACTTATAATGCTGCTCTGGATTTGTTTCAGAACTCAACCTGGAGAAAAACATTCATATCATTAAAAAGTGAGAAGAGGTTGAACTGGTTGAAGGCCATGCTTCCTAGTGTTTAATTTGCATGGGCTAATAGGCAAGGAAGTCAAGCAGACGTAATAACGTCACCTTTAGGTTCTGTTTACTTTTGGACAATGAGACCCAGAAAATGATCTCTGTATAAATAACATGAATTTCAGTACTATTTTCGTGGGACATATGTGGTGGACATCTTATGTAAATTGAATGACTCCAGTGTGGTTCTGTTTGTCATTTGATTGATGTTCTCATGAAAAAGGAAACTTCtgttaccttaaaaaaaaaaaaaaagtattaatgcTAAAACTTATTTGGTATTTGTTTGCAAACCAATTACCATCTtaccttatattcttttttggaaaatagGTTTTTAGGTATTTGCAAGACAGTGTGAAGTGTGAAGCAATTGCTGAGAAGGATTTCATACCAATTGGCCTTGCCGTCTAACGTCTATGAATTTGAAGATGGCCGTAATCAGTAAGGTTGTTCAGGCATTCACATAATTTTACATTCTGAATTCTCAAGCATTCACATAATTTTACATTCTGAAGTCATCTCATTTCCAATAAGAGATATCACAAAAATTATCACTGTCTCTTCCAACTGTGTCAACCCAGCTAGCAATATTTTGTTACCAGACTTGTACCAGCTACTTTATTATTAAGCTTCTTTAGTCGTTTCCTTTCTCTGAGCATTTAAATCAGTGAAAAACTCtgaatattttttgaaagaaataatCAAAGTAAAGTTAAAACATGCAATTGAATTCTTGATAACATCAAAGGAAAACATCAACTATAAAATATCCTTACCCTTAACACTTAATAGTTCATACATACATATTTCCgaagcaaaattttgtaaaataaaaaaatccagcGCTTTGGTTTATCAAAATTCTAGGAAATATGTTGTTTACTAGACTCGAGTTCCAGAGCCAATCTCAACCTCGTGCACGTGCAGGCACTGAAAGCAACAAGAGTGATCTTCCATTGTAGCCGTTTCTAACAAAAACGACAAGCCGACCAGTTGTTTTCACAGAATCACAAAACAACGTTGCCGGCTACCTTGACGTTATATCTCCGGCTATATCTCCACCTTCCACGTCATCCAGGGCCCACAGTTCACACTGTTCGCCCAAGCAAGCAAGGGCATCTTTGTCAATCCACTTAAAAGAGGGAATATTACCTGAAAATTTGGCTCCAACGATATTCCAAACTCTCACCCACTTAATAAAATAGTACACACAATACAACAGTCCCTAACCTTTAAAACCTTAAcaagaaaaaagtaaattagCATTAGAAACTGTTTTCTTTGAACTGAATTACAGTTACACTTCTGAAAAATTGAGAATGGGAGCTGAGTTGACTGAACAAAGAAAGTCCAAGGGCTGGTGTTGGTATTTAATTGTGTTTGTGATTGGAGCTCTGGTTGTAGCAGCGGCTACACACtatattgaaaaaatttcataacTAAGCTAAGCCTAATTCAATTCCCGGCGCCATTGTGGAAAAATATGTGAACGCCCTTGAAATCACTTTgcaattctttgattttcaaaaatgtaCACAATTCAGTCTAGAAAGTCTAGAGACACAACTTTTACTACAACTCTGACATGGTCAACTGtgtgtggtggagaaaaaatTGTGAGTCCATTTGAAAGTGATTCTCTACCAGTCAGAGTTGATCACTTCAATAAACTGCAATTTGGTCACACACCCTAttgatcttattttttaaaccttaAGTTGAATGTCCttaattaatgaattaattagtttgtttgaattttgttgttGCAGCTGGTAAGTTGGTGAATAATAGGATTGCATGGAGAGGGGACTCGGGGTTAAGAGATGGGAATGAGGAAAATCTGGATTTATCAAAAGGAATGTATGATGCAGGTGATCTCATTAAGTTTGGATTTCCAATGGCTTTTACGGCAAACGGTGTTGTCATGGGCGATTCTTGAATATGGAGATCATATGAATGCGGTGAAGCAATTGGAACACGCTCAGGACTCACTTAAGTGGATAACTGATTATCTTATCAATGCTCATCCTTCTGCAAATGTGCTCTCTGTTCAGGTTTGTCACTTGTTTTTAACTATTACTTCCTTTTGATCTTATGATAAGTTGATACTTGATAACATGTTGTTTCATTTAATATACCAATTTCATAGGCTACAGAATCACAGAGATAAGTGCATAAACTATTTTGATACGTGCACATGGCATTGGGATATCTGTAATGTTTCAACAAACTTACAACATTGTCAACAACAGGTCCACAGGTCTTTTATTTTGTGACAAATTTCTGAAACTCCCAAAATCTTAAGCTCTgagaaaatagtaaatttaatcatttaatcaatattctgtttttttttaataaaaaaatgtatatgtttcACAAGCACCAATCCGTTCACCATTACAACTTACGTTTTTGTATGCTTTTAGTATAGCATGATATGTAGTCAATCAGGTTCGtgtgttgaggatccatagttGACTCTTTAACTTTGGGACTAAAAGGCTTTATTGTTGTCAGCATATGCTGTTCATTCTTAGAACCCACATTTGAAGTTCCATAAAAATTGTGGAGTATACCAACTATTTGCctagtaaaattttgtataagAAAGAATTATTGTCtaaattgttgtgttctttttgtttttggtggttGAAGGTGGGTGATCCTGAAGTGGACCACAACTGTTGGGAAATGCCTGAAGCCATGAATGAGAAAAGGCCTCCTGTGCAGGTTAACATGTCATTCCCAGGAACAGAAGTTGCAGCAGAAACTGCAGCCACTATGGCATCAGCAtcaatggttttcaagaaaatcgaTTTTACCTATTCTAGTATGCTCCTTATGCATGCCCAGCAGCTGTTTATTTTGGCTGATACTTACCAAGGTTCATACAGTGTCAGCATCCCCCAAGTGCAGAAATATTACAACTCCACAGGATATGGAGATGAACTCTTGTGGGCAGCTACCTGGCTCTATCATGCAACTGGGAAACAATTTTACCTCAAATATGTAACTGAACAAAATGGGAAAGAATTTGCGTGCTGGGGCAGTCCAACTTGGTTTAGTTGGGATGACAAGCATGCTGGGACTCAGGCATATTTTATGATACAGTGCTTTTGTTGTTTCAATTCTTGTTTTTAATGAAGTACTTTATCTTTTAGATAGATGTTGATGTTAGATCAGGTAATGCATAGGCTAATATCAAAATTACTATAGCTtgtttttagcttcttttttggTCCATTACTTCATATGAGCTTGAATAGCGTACCTtcttaatattttgtttatatcttATGTTACTTATTAGAGCACTCTTTGAGACCATACTATCCCCTGTATGATACTATTCATATCATAATACGGATTCAATCTACTGTCTAATTTTGTATATTGGAGGTGTGTTGAGAAGAGAGAAGGCAGCTCAAAGTTGTACATGCAATGTGGTCCTGGGTGTTTTGGAATTCAAAAAATGATGCATCAAGTGCTAGGCTGCTAGCTGACCTTAAATAGTTGCATAATGTGAACCTATGCTGATAATTTTGCAATTTCTGAGCAGGTTCTCCTCTCGAGGATAAATTTCTTTGGTGCAAAATATGAGTCAACTTCTGAGAATCTTGATCTCCAGCTCTATAGGGAATCTGCTGAGGCCATCATGTGTGCTCTACTGCCAGATTCACCAACAGCCACTTCAAGCAGAACAGAgagtaattttcttttctcatatatatgcatatatgtgtgtgtgtttcctAAGACCATGGATATACCGTAAagtcattattttgtttttatggtGTGCTTGTCTTTTTGTGTGGgatattgaagaaaaataatactaaacAAAAAAGGTCGAAAAACTTGGtctgcctttttttttggccccaaaagaagaggaaaatggAAAAGTTGAACCAATAATCTCCTAAATAACCTTTTTAAGAAACATTTCAAAGGAAAATTTGGTGGTGGGTACCAGCTAATCTGGTTAAAGAATCTGGCATATTCACTAGTGAAGGTtctactattttctttttatattctttatttatttgttatgtatGCAGAGCTATTAATCAAACGCCTGAAAAATTAGCATTAACAATGGACAGTCAGTGTGGATCTCATTGCAAGGCTTCTTAGTTTTTGGACtacctttcttttcttgaaaGCTTTGTTTCCAATTCTTGCAAGCTAGGTTCAACTTAAATAGCACTGATGTCATGATCACAATTCTATTAATGAATCATGCACCCTTCTTGTTTGATATACAGCAATATTAATTCCACTTGCATCATGAACTCAGTCTTAATTTTTGGATTGGAACCCGTGCTTTTAAAATAGGTGGTCTGATATGGGTGTCAGAGTGGAACTCATTGCAGCATCCTGTGGCATCTGCATTTCTAGCTGTTCTTTATAGTGATTACATGCTTACATCCCAGACTGAAACTCTATATTGCAATGGTAAATCTTACAAGCCCGAGGATCTTCACAAATTTGCCATTTCTCAGGTATTCAATTTGTTGGAATAAGGTGCAATGATTTTGCACCATTAATCAGTCTGGACTCATTATTCAATGTGTTTCTACAGTGAATTCCTGAAACATCCTGCCTGCATTATCTGTGGTCTAGTTTATCCCTAAACATATTCAATTACTTTCTTAGAGTGCTTTTAAGCATGCCCTTAACGTGTTGCTAGAGACATATTTCAACATTCATATTTAATGCACTTCTCAGCATTGCTCCTCACCAAGCAAGATATATACAACATACATAGTTCTTCACTTCTCTGTATAACTCCTGAACCCATTTCAAATACTTTCAGGCAGATTATGTGTTGGGCAATAATCCAATGAAGATGAGTTATCTCATTGGATATGGGAGTAGCTACCCTCAATATGCACACCACAGGGGATCTTCAATTCCTGTTGATGCTAAAACTGGTTGCAGAGATGGTTTTAAGTGGCTTAACTCTTCCCATCCTAATCCAAATGTAGCTGTTGGAGCACTAGTGGGAGGGCCCTTCCTCAATGAGACCTATAACGATTCCCGAAGAAACTCAATGCAATGTGAACCAACAACATACAACAGTGCTCTCATTGTTGGCCTCCTCTCCGGCTTGATAACCAGTTCTTCAATGGTAGAGTCTTTTGCATAAAAGAGCATGTTAGATGATTCCATGTTGTACCCTATGAAAGAAATATAATTCTTTCCAGAGTGAGCCACATTGTAGAGGACCTTCCATGTGCTTATTAATTAATGTCTGCTAGTAGTGTTTGAttctacattattttttttttctatgaacTGCAAAGTCGTCTTTTTCAAGCTTTTTCTTAGTGTATATATAAGCTGAAAGGAGTTGTATGATTATGCGAATGAAAATAAGATGATCAGGCATTATGAGTAAGGTTCCCGTTTGTAGACAAATTGTACAAGACAGGAAGCCGATACTTGTCTTGCTTAAACAAATTTGGAATCTGTTTGATAATTGAGTGAGATTAACTTTAACAATATTTGGCGTAGAGGAAACTATCATAACAATTGAGAGGAAAGGAATGTGTACATCATTCAAAATACCTGCATAGTGAGGCCAGGGGCACGAGATAGCAGACTACAGATCATCCGAGCAATGCTTCCCTGAGATATCTGGAGGCTAGAACAAATTGGCAAATCTACCATAGAGCATAGActattcatttaattaattattatcatTCTTCTAGAATGGCTACTAAGAGAGTTCCTTCAGTCTTCCGACAGTTCAAGTTCAATCCTTGGTCTTCTTTGGATTAAGATAATTCAACCCACCATAATGCTACAATCTAAAGTAAACCCATGTATGTATGCAAGATGACCAAAAATATGTACTACATTAAGCAGATTTCACAGGAATCATACCGTTTCTGTCAAAAACTATCACCTTTCAAGATCCACAATGAATGTACATATGTAGAACAAAATAGTAATACAAACATGTGAATATGTGATAACAAAATGAAAAGATTCTATGTGGTTTTTACTTTGTATACTGCTTTTAGTGCGGATCACATAACAAATCTTCTTGATCCCTTGCAGTGAGATTAGTAATTAGCTCCAAAATTCCTTTTAGAGACGTGGATGTGATGACACCACGCCTTAAGACGTCTTCATATTAGGGGCACCCCCAAAAGCAAAGGTGCGTGTTAAGCTTGAAGATGCATTCAGtaataataattatcttatgCATTATTTATATGCATCATTTCACAACCGTGTGAGACCCACATACTAGAAGAGGTAGGATATAAAGTGATGATATATGGTTCATTAACATAAATCTAcaagattttataaatttttgataCAAATATTATCACAAAAGTACATACGAGTATAAATCTAAAGTTATTCATACAAATCTATAGGTAAAATGATATAGATTTTATAGGCACAGATCTAAAGGTTTGACACAAATTATTCACACAATTATAcacaagtaaaaataaatttattaacatAAATCTGCAAGCAATGATCTTATAAAGTTCATTTACACAAATATACAAATTTCGTACAAACTTTCATTCAAGTATATACGAGTGAAAATTCGAGTCATTGATGCACCTCTACAAGCAGTCATGTGAATATAGTTTGATTGGAAAAAAAGGTTTGATATTAGAAGCCTACAATTGGGAATAGTAGAATTATACTTTACGAGTAATGAATAATGATTGCACATTTATAGTATTGCGTAGAAACCtaataaattgaaattgaatctttttatattttttaaatttagatgcATGAATTTGTATGTAATGTAATTGACGTAAAATTAGATAATaattggaatgaaattagagtgccttttttttttttgagaaaaaattagagtgcatttaaaatataaaaacactcAGGCATCAAATTATAGGACAATGAAAAGTACAATTCACACAAAATAAGAGtttaattataatcaaatttggatTCTTGATTGAGCATAAAgatttaaaacctaacaaaatTAATCATTGTTGTCTCTTTGGGGACAGCCTGGGTGGTAGATTAAATGAACTTATGGGACAAGTCCTAATCTCAAGAGGATTTAGGTTCTATCTATTGTGTTGCCGGCTAATGAGTTTCTAAGCTATCTCAAAAGCAGGGAGTGGACTAGTCTAACAAAGTTGAGACatcatttctcttttaattataataataataatatctagCCTTATCGCAGTGTGCATGAGActctttgctctttttttttttttttttttttttttttgggagcaattagagaaagagagacaaagagaaaaacaaaggaaaagagaaaacaatagaTAATTCTAAGTACTCACACCTAAGTCAAATTAATATTCCTTATCAAATACTGTAATATCAcatttacaataaattctaagcGATAAATTGTTAAGTAATAATCCACCACTTAAGATTTGCtatgaaaatgttgtatcaAATCTGGttattgaaaaatgaattttatatatatatatatatatatatttatggcaACAAATTTTCGGAACAactagatttttaaaaaaaaaaaaaaaaaaaatgagagtgTCCAGACCTCTTCGAGTATCTGATTAATCCCCTTAGGTGTATGCAATCATCCTGTCCCACACATACCAAGTTATTACAGGGAGGAATCCAATGGAATGGCCCCAAAATGCGGGCAAAAGCTTTCGAAATTAGCTTAAAAAGCcagctttttttattattcagcttatttttgctactattcataaatCTCATTgcttttttggtactattcataggtctcattgtactattttaattacattttagatttatctacagtattttcagcaaaaaaaattcaatttcaattaaataaattgttcctAAACAGACACTTAAGATCTTATAAATATCATAAAGCTTTAGAAACCACTAAGCCAACCCCTTTAAAGTGAGactttgaatcttttttttttttttttagaaagagagaCTTTGAATCTTGAATGATTTTCTTTGCAGACACTACAATGTGCCAACTAATTAAGCTCCAAGATTTTTGGCACAACTAGATTCCACTTTGGACCAATTTTCATCTCATCCTAATATCTTacctgattttttttccttatctttCCCCATCGACAATAATCTGtcaatttcctttttttagagttacaaatAGTGATAaactatattaaattaaattaattataactcaaaatatAATTCATAATAGCCACagaatttttgtcttttttggaTAGTTTACTGGTtaaccgttttttttttttttttaattatgagaaGAAGAATTCAATACTTAAAAATTGATCTCATAAAAGTCATCTACCctgtttaaattttcaataatcTCCTTCATAcagattgaaaaataatta contains:
- the LOC115950732 gene encoding uncharacterized protein LOC115950732; the encoded protein is MPKRMSRKKGKRGSDSERIDNQTNQEQSEDVWSRPNWPPRLEKVFVELLIEEMKYHLDVCATGFNEEAWDHVCKEFNQETSLNYDKMELKKHLAVLRKRYRIVKPLYNHGGFGWDYRRKMVDVDDLVWKEYIEVHPEIEPYRKWGCPIYEELCTIFTKPKATGEFAIAIGGYSRSGSNNLAHPRGNVNANISNGRNKRQSAQPVGSGPNKKHDKGTENSKEINSVSKSNGTAAPQSDDQTLLVIVLL